Proteins found in one Mytilus edulis chromosome 2, xbMytEdul2.2, whole genome shotgun sequence genomic segment:
- the LOC139512446 gene encoding E3 ubiquitin-protein ligase TRIM71-like, translated as MTSGNRYCDPCNQRSSIKLARVWCTECQEALCKECEAYHQTFKVSRDHRLIPVVENDQNPTSLFKIKAFCERHALKRNEFYCTLHEEPMCAICVANEHKNCDGIITIEKAAENAKFSPALADLEDRMYYVVNLLQKLKQDRILNIQVLDKQKTHMLLEIKRFRENITRHLDVLEKELNTDVTEMHQKHVEDLQLQAQELDNRIHTIKEYQQSSKKIKSQATNVHLLLAIRELENLQISQEEYLETVSDRLSRVDINLEFNQNAVEIPTLAKPLGFIQTKISPCYVFTTTERVKHAPLYVKGILHETRTEIKHDFIVPRSDRNAAITGGVFLSDGRIVLADNNNKRLLIYNENGTVFVEVKLNGKPWDVTEVGLNKAALTLPSDRMVQFFDIKTMRVTQETNVKGRIYGLSSYGGRTVVVCRGSGMLILDEEGQVDTALPIDVTFVEYVCVGPGRIYYTDWYRKSVHCIDMTGEEIFRLKYNKMKYPLGITLNRDGTVFVVGRDSHNVLHVSADGHQREVILGKQHDLTYPRVISSHHGSRRMFVTYSNKHVVVFTLT; from the coding sequence ATGACAAGTGGTAACCGATACTGTGACCCATGCAATCAGAGAAGTTCTATAAAACTTGCACGTGTCTGGTGTACAGAGTGTCAAGAAGCATTGTGTAAAGAATGTGAAGCATACCATCAAACATTCAAAGTTAGCAGAGATCACAGGCTGATTCCAGTAGTAGAAAATGACCAAAATCCTACttcattatttaaaatcaaaGCCTTTTGTGAGCGTCATGCTCTTAAAAGAAACGAATTCTATTGTACTTTACACGAAGAGCCTATGTGTGCAATATGTGTTGCAAATGAACATAAGAATTGCGATGGAATTATTACAATAGAAAAGGCTGCAGAAAATGCTAAGTTTTCGCCAGCGCTTGCCGACCTTGAGGACAGAATGTATTATGTGGTTAACTTATTGCAAAAACTAAAACAAGACCGAATCCTCAACATACAAGTTCTGGACAAACAGAAAACCCACATGCTCCTTGAAATTAAACGATTTCGAGAAAATATAACGAGACATCTTGATGTATTGGAAAAAGAACTTAATACAGACGTTACAGAAATGCACCAAAAACACGTCGAAGACCTTCAATTACAAGCACAAGAGCTGGATAATCGTATACATACTATCAAGGAATATCAACAATcttcaaaaaagataaaaagtcaAGCCACAAATGTCCACCTACTCCTTGCTATTCGAGAGCTTGAAAATCTTCAGATATCACAGGAAGAGTATCTGGAAACGGTCAGTGACAGACTAAGTCGTGTTGACATCAATCTAGAGTTTAACCAGAATGCTGTTGAAATTCCAACTCTTGCCAAACCGTTGGGTTTTATACAAACGAAAATTTCACCATGTTATGTGTTTACAACGACGGAAAGAGTTAAACACGCTCCCTTGTATGTCAAAGGGATACTTCACGAAACACGAACCGAGATAAAACATGATTTCATTGTACCACGTTCAGATAGGAATGCAGCGATAACTGGCGGAGTTTTTCTTTCTGATGGAAGAATCGTTCTCGCTGACAACAACAATAAGCGTTTACTTATTTACAATGAAAATGGAACCGTCTTCGTAGAAGTAAAGCTTAATGGTAAACCATGGGACGTCACAGAAGTCGGTTTGAATAAAGCAGCGCTTACATTACCCAGTGATAGAATGGTACAATTCTTCGACATAAAAACCATGCGTGTGACGCAAGAAACAAATGTGAAAGGTCGCATTTATGGTTTATCAAGCTATGGAGGCAGGACGGTCGTAGTATGCAGAGGGTCTGGTATGCTCATCTTAGACGAGGAGGGTCAAGTTGATACTGCGTTGCCGATTGACGTGACCTTTGTTGAGTACGTGTGTGTTGGACCAGGGAGAATCTATTATACAGACTGGTACCGAAAATCCGTGCACTGCATTGACATGACTGGTGAAGAAATATTCAGGCTGAAGTATAACAAGATGAAGTATCCTTTGGGCATAACCCTAAACAGAGATGGAACGGTCTTCGTCGTTGGACGGGATTCACACAATGTTTTACACGTGTCAGCAGACGGTCACCAGAGGGAGGTTATTCTAGGAAAGCAACATGACCTCACCTATCCTCGGGTAATATCGTCTCATCATGGAAGCCGTAGAATGTTCGTTACTTACAGTAACAAACATGTTGTTGTATTCACATTGACATAG
- the LOC139512447 gene encoding N-acyl-phosphatidylethanolamine-hydrolyzing phospholipase D-like, with translation MAEAVSDPLPDEFTNPIVLKNGCYENPWKGFKFPGLGGLLKFIFISKDNSNIPRSQELDKTLPVEKPDFDRLNNPPPNDIQVTWIGHASVLVQFDGLTVLTDPIFSQRASMSQWFGPKRFRPIPCEVKELPNINIVVISHTHYDHLDHGSVQQLNERFGKDLAWYVPKGTKQWMRNVGCEDVTELTWWEEAVFPKKTDFKLVCTPCQHWCKRNLIDTNKALWGSWLVKGPKHSFYFAGDTAYCEGFEQIGRKYGPISFAAIPIGAYEPRNFMKNQHVNPEEAVKIHEDIKAENSLGIHWGTFKLTTEHYLEPRSKLTEELKNKNIPLSSFFTLPHGRVHVIGKDKLSNDE, from the exons atgGCAGAAGCAGTTAGTGATCCTTTGCCTGATGAGTTTACCAATCCAATTGTTTTAAAGAATGGTTGTTATGAGAACCCATGGAAAGGATTTAAATTTCCAGGATTAGGAGGATTATTGAAGTTCATTTTCATCAGCAAAGACAACTCCAATATTCCTAGAAGTCAA GAGTTAGACAAGACACTACCAGTAGAAAAACCTGACTTTGATAGATTAAATAATCCCCCTCCCAATGACATTCAAGTCACATGGATAGGACATGCTAGTGTACTAGTTCAGTTTGACGGTCTAACAGTTCTCACAGATCCAATTTTTAGTCAGAGAGCTTCTATGTCACAGTGGTTTGGACCCAAGCGTTTTAGACCAATACCATGTGAAGTTAAAGAATTACCAAACATCAATATTGTGGTTATAAGTCATACTCATTATGACCATTTAGATCATGGGTCTGTCCAGCAATTGAATGAGAGATTTGGGAAAGACTTGGCATGGTATGTACCTAAAGGGACCAAACAATGGATGAGAAATGTTGGATGTGAAGACGTCACAGAACTAACTTGGTGGGAAGAGGCTGTATTTCCTAAAAAGACAGATTTTAAGTTAGTTTGTACCCCATGTCAACATTGGTGTAAGAGAAATTTGATTGATACCAACAAG gCATTATGGGGAAGCTGGCTTGTGAAAGGACCTAAACATAGTTTTTACTTTGCTGGGGATACAGCATACTGTGAAGGATTTGAGCAGATTGGTAGAAAGTATGGTCCTATTTCATTTGCAGCTATACCTATAGGTGCATATGAACCAAG aaacTTTATGAAGAATCAGCATGTCAACCCAGAAGAAGCTGTTAAGATTCATGAAGATATTAAAGCAGAAAATTCTCTAGGAATTCACTGGGGAACATTTAAATTAACAACTGAg CATTACTTAGAACCAAGAAGTAAACTTACAGAAGAGCTGAAGAACAAAAACATTCCTCTTTCATCTTTTTTCACGTTACCTCATGGGAGAGTTCATGTTATTGGTAAAGATAAGCTGAGTAATGATGaataa
- the LOC139510917 gene encoding uncharacterized protein, with protein sequence MVIIDVFFSPVVQVCERHALKRNEFYCTLHEEPMCAICVANEHKNCDGIITIEKAAENAKFSPALADLEDRMYYVVNLLQKLKQDRILNIQVLDKQKTHMLLEIKRFRENITRHLDVLEKELNTDVTEMHQKHVEDLQLQAQELDNRIHTIKEYQQSSKKIKSQATNVHLLLAIRELENLQISQEEYLETISDRLSRVDINLEFNQNAVEIPTLAKPLGFIQTKISPCYVFTTTERVKHAPLYVKGILHETRTEIKHDFIVPRSDRNAAITGGVFLSDGRIVLADNNNKRLLIYNENGTVFVEVKLNGKPWDVTEVGLNKAALTLPSDRMVQFFDIKTMRVTQETNVKGRIYGLSSYGGRTVVVCRGSGMLILDEEGQVDTALPIDVTFVEYVCVGPGRIYYTDWYRKSVHCIDMTGEEIFRLKYNKMKYPLGITLNRDGTVFVVGRDSHNVLHVSADGHQREVILGKQHDLTYPRVISSHHGSRRMFVTYSNKHVVVFTLT encoded by the coding sequence ATGGTAATTATTGATGTCTTCTTTTCTCCAGTGGTGCAAGTTTGTGAGCGTCATGCTCTTAAAAGAAACGAATTCTATTGTACTTTACACGAAGAGCCTATGTGTGCAATATGTGTTGCAAATGAACATAAGAATTGCGATGGAATTATTACAATAGAAAAGGCTGCAGAAAATGCTAAGTTTTCGCCAGCGCTTGCCGACCTTGAGGACAGAATGTATTATGTGGTTAACTTATTGCAAAAACTAAAACAAGACCGAATCCTCAACATACAAGTTCTGGACAAACAGAAAACCCACATGCTCCTTGAAATTAAACGATTTCGAGAAAATATAACGAGACATCTTGATGTATTGGAAAAAGAACTTAATACAGACGTTACAGAAATGCACCAAAAACACGTCGAAGACCTTCAATTACAAGCACAAGAGCTGGATAATCGTATACATACTATCAAGGAATATCAACAATcttcaaaaaagataaaaagtcaAGCCACAAATGTCCACCTACTCCTTGCTATTCGAGAGCTTGAAAATCTTCAGATATCACAGGAAGAGTATCTGGAAACGATCAGTGACAGACTAAGTCGTGTTGACATCAATCTAGAGTTTAACCAGAATGCTGTTGAAATTCCAACTCTTGCCAAACCGTTGGGTTTTATACAAACGAAAATTTCACCATGTTATGTGTTTACAACGACGGAAAGAGTTAAACACGCTCCCTTGTATGTCAAAGGGATACTTCACGAAACACGAACCGAGATAAAACATGATTTCATTGTACCACGTTCAGATAGGAATGCAGCGATAACTGGCGGAGTTTTTCTTTCTGATGGAAGAATCGTTCTCGCTGACAACAACAATAAGCGTTTACTTATTTACAATGAAAATGGAACCGTCTTCGTAGAAGTAAAGCTTAATGGTAAACCATGGGACGTCACAGAAGTCGGTTTGAATAAAGCAGCGCTTACATTACCCAGTGATAGAATGGTACAATTCTTCGACATAAAAACCATGCGTGTGACGCAAGAAACAAATGTGAAAGGTCGCATTTATGGTTTATCAAGCTATGGAGGCAGGACGGTCGTAGTATGCAGAGGGTCTGGTATGCTCATCTTAGACGAGGAGGGTCAAGTTGATACTGCGTTGCCGATTGACGTGACCTTTGTTGAGTACGTGTGTGTTGGACCAGGGAGAATCTATTATACAGACTGGTACCGAAAATCCGTGCACTGCATTGACATGACTGGTGAAGAAATATTCAGGCTGAAGTATAACAAGATGAAGTATCCTTTGGGCATAACCCTAAACAGAGATGGAACGGTCTTCGTCGTTGGACGGGATTCACACAATGTTTTACACGTGTCAGCAGACGGTCACCAGAGGGAGGTTATTCTAGGAAAGCAACATGACCTCACCTATCCTCGGGTAATATCGTCTCATCATGGAAGCCGTAGAATGTTCGTTACTTACAGTAACAAACATGTTGTTGTATTCACATTGACATAG